One stretch of Toxoplasma gondii ME49 chromosome XI, whole genome shotgun sequence DNA includes these proteins:
- a CDS encoding hypothetical protein (encoded by transcript TGME49_313700), with the protein MASSQVPLLVSLHRARCVFSTTVFPSLPSRQAKMQSAAGRASSCTVCLIRQGPSVYPASSPPKFSPSSWSPSSEANLLSTASDTLSPSYSRSSAPSSLPSPRSCRRSPPASLACPASPQGLSSLLSRPSSSVFGFLPPQGFPAKAEVRNLLGTRAFFSPLSHPSLDRHFSAAAASASFASPALCEALHAKVGKGTSLSVADFTHALTQLREEFSSQLAGHSLPASLSVSERRALSEAVFHLFMAVSLSLPVVTSLASPSFPSASLSESLDSLEPVIDDCYALFLSTVSAAGEKKCAASAALLPALSGPAVVSLFLFFSLSSALRRQLLLDVTPATAGSRDSPADKKRIDRETKLLVLACIGSVLSLREAELTKESLLLLRVGLEALGIQGRRHRLLTALREGRAAEEAAADFFSLLPLHPQIAEELGAGGSLAGGDQGQESETAEEDDFDDEDETGEDASADRKPRNRKNAAEKNPWLSPLEREVSSLLFRLEKPHDVFPTIIGPFSYTLRNAKKKELFICQHEKDFFTNEPDRPLAREQWRYLLAELRGWKLIFLARERAWKNLTSQEAKERLLKEALQKSA; encoded by the exons ATGGCGTCGTCTCAGGTGCCTCTTTTGGTGAGCCTCCATCGCGCCAGGTGTGTTTTTTCCACcactgtttttccttcgcttccgtcCAGACAAGCGAAAATGCAGAGCGCCGCGGGGCGCGCGTCCTCCTGCACTGTGTGCCTGATTCGGCAGGGTCCGTCTGTCTATCCTGCGTCGTCGCCGCCGAaattctctccctcgtcatGGTCACCTTCATCAGAGGCAAATCTCCTCTCCACTGCCTCTGATACGCTTTCGCCGAGCTACTCCAGGTCTTCAGCTCcctcgtcgcttccctctcctcgttcttgtCGCCGCTCTCCTCCGGCATCTCTTGCCTgccctgcgtctcctcagggtctctcttcactgctgtctcggccttcctcgtctgtctttGGATTCCTTCCCCCTCAAGGCTTCCCCGCGAAAGCAGAGGTCCGAAACCTGCTCGGGActcgcgcgttcttctctcctctctctcaccctTCTCTCGATCGTCacttctctgctgctgctgcctcgGCGTCCTTTGCTTCGCCTGCGCTCTGTGAGGCGCTCCACGCGAAAGTCGGAAAAGGAACATCTTTGTCTGTGGCGGACTTCACGCATGCACTGACGCAACTACGCGAGGAGTTTTCATCCCAGCTTGCAGGTCATTCGCTgcccgcttctctctctgtttccgagcGACGCGCGCTCTCGGAAGCAGTGTTCCACCTTTTCATGGCCGTCAGTCTCTCCCTACCTGTGGTCACcagtctcgcgtctccttcctttccaaGCGCATCGCTTTCGGAGTCTCTCGACTCGCTGGAGCCTGTGATCGACGACTGCtacgctctctttctctccaccgtctctgcggcgggagagaagaaatgcgcTGCGTCTGCGGCTCTGCTTCCCGCCCTCTCCGGACCCgcagttgtctctctcttcctcttcttctctctctcctctgcactCCGGCGCCAGCTGCTTCTCGACGTCACCCCCGCGACCGCCGGCTCGCGAGACTCCCCCGCAGACAAGAAGCGCATCGACCGAGAGACGAAGCTTCTCGTGCTCGCTTGCATCGGTTCGGTCCTCAGTCTGCGGGAGGCGGAGTTGACAAAGGAGAGCCTTCTGCTCCTGCGCGTCGGACTGGAGGCGCTCGGCATCCAGGGAAGGCGACACCGTCTGTTGACGGCTCTGAGAGAAGGTCGAGCGGCCGAAGAAGCCGCGGCcgacttcttttctctcctcccacTCCACCCGCAGATTGCCGAGGAGCTTGGGGCGGGAGGTTCACTCGCCGGCGGCGACCAAGggcaagagagcgaaactgccgaagaagacgacttcgacgacgaagacgaaacg GGTGAAGACGCATCGGCAGACCGTAAACCAAGGAACCGCAAGAACGCGGCCGAGAAGAATCCGTGGCTCTCGCCACTTGAAAGGgaagtttcttctcttctttttcgcctcgaGAAACCTCATGATGTGTTCCCGACAATCATCGGGCCGTTTTCGTACACTCTCCGGAATGccaagaagaag GAGTTGTTTATTTGTCAACACGAGAAAGATTTCTTCACCAATGAGCCGGACCGGCCTCTCGCGAGAGAGCAGTGGAG ATATCTCCTTGCGGAACTGCGAGGCTGGAAACTGATATTCCTCGCTCGCGAGCGCGCGTGGAAAAATCTCACCTCTCAGGAGGCCAAGGAACGACTGCTCAAAGAAGCTCTGCAGAAAAGCGCGTGA
- a CDS encoding hypothetical protein (encoded by transcript TGME49_313710), with translation MAGKTRGEFLLRSTASQPFASVEISLEQRLQDFLIQHDFRTLENIAVADLRGLGLSVEDAGKIHAACAATLLALPPRFPPPVFASSALSPFLSSALPAFVTSTAAEILGYETRERRDACSTVPSASFSASSPASASVSVGSESERNQQATRKRERSPDSRAQTKSDGGASPQKEQDSRGEEEQRFAQQPRDGLRPAKQRRVWREGQRNHSHDRKTHWTSGSQNLDHLLGGRGWREGMVTELFGGEGGATLTEVLVSCLLQALCESKHASVLFVSCRGFFPLSRLRALATQSVRRRNKASHSTSCTTSPPASSATKTEHAAEADRDALSLLRRFHMTSCFSLDDLATALRETLKEVEQARVHAVDAETAGRKRREDKRRRPSRRAGDPEHSATREGTQKAGDGRRKEEKVNGTRGGDGATAVVREAEEDAAATEGDTKPEEKLRRTKKCDRARKGRNESPGRGAHLAAVAIDGLSLLLLPHAILDGSSALQPVWRLLRQFAASSSALVLTTNHTVASETSAEGHANFFSNPSSLGRLPFSLPPATMKRPGLGVVWSRCAPHQQLQIDLLASLQLHAPQSSLGNDESERLSDRGYLARVTVVKSHRQATGLSTLIWLNEKGIQDPPLEP, from the exons ATGGCAGGAAAAACCAGAGGAGAGTTCTTGTTGCGAAGCACGGCCTCGCAACCGTTTGCCTCGGTCGAGATTAGTCTGGAGCAACGGCTACAGGATTTTCTGATTCAGCATGACTTCCGAACGT TGGAGAACATCGCTGTCGCCGACTTGCGAGGGCTTGGCTTGAGCGTGGAG GATGCTGGCAAAATCCACGCCGCTTGTGCGGCGACTCTGCTTGCTTTGCCACCCAGGTTCCCGCCCCCGGTATTCGCCTCGtcagctctctctccgttcttgtCTTCTGCTTTACCGGCGTTTGTCACTTCGACAGCAGCGGAGATCCTAGGTTacgagacgcgagagcgaagggaCGCGTGTTCCACTGTTCCGTCGGCGTCTTTCTCCGCATCATCTCCTGCCTCCGCTTCTGTCTCAGTGGGGTCCGAGAGTGAGCGGAATCAACAAGCAACGCgtaagagagagagatctcCGGATTCGCGAGCACAAacgaagagcgacggcggcgcATCTCCACAGAAGGAGCAGGAttcgagaggagaggaagaacagcgaTTCGCACAGCAGCCTCGCGATGGCCTGCGACCAGCAAAGCAAAGGCGCGTGTGgagagagggacagagaaaTCACTCTCAtgacagaaagacacactGGACATCAGGGTCGCAGAATCTCGATCACCTCCTTGGGGGAcgaggctggagagaaggcatGGTCACAGAGTTGTTCGGCGGTGAAGGTGGCGCGACACTCACGGAG gtcctcgtctcctgtctgctGCAAGCTCTGTGCGAAAGCAAACATGCTTCggttctctttgtttcttgtcgaggtttctttcctctctctcgactccgGGCTCTTGCCACTCAGAGCGTCAGGCGTCGCAACAAG GCGAGCCACTCAACTTCGTGTACAACTTCCCCTCCGGCGTCTTctgcgacgaagacggagcatgcagcagaagcgGATCGAGACgcgctttcgcttcttcgtcgcttccaCATGACGTCTTGCTTCTCGCTGGACGACTTAGCAACTGCCCTGAGAGAAACGTTAAAGGAGGTTGAGCAAGCTAGGGTCCACGCTGTGGATGCCGAAACggcaggaaggaaacgacgagaggacaagaggagaagaccgTCTCGTAGGGCCGGAGATCCAGAACACTCAGCGACTCGCgaaggaacacagaaagcgggagacggcagaagaaaagaagagaaagtgaatGGCACTCGAGGAGGCGATGGAGCGACCGCTGTTGTCcgagaggcggaggaagacgccgCAGCAACCGAGGGCGACACAAAGCCAGAGGAAAAGCTCCGGCGTACGAAGAAGTGTGACAGAGCCAGAAAAGGTCGAAACGAATCCCCTGGCCGTGGCGCTCATCTCGCAGCAGTCGCGATTGACGGCCTGTCGCTCCTCCTGCTTCCTCACGCCATCCTGGATGgcagct CGGCCTTGCAACCCGTCTGGCGTCTCCTGCGACAATTCGCGGCATCCTCGTCGGCTCTCGTTCTG ACGACGAACCATACAGTGGCTTCCGAGACGTCTGCAGAGGGCCATGCTAACTTCTTCTCGAATCCTTCG AGCCTCGGccgccttcctttttcgcttcctccagcGACGATGAAACGACCAGGCCTGGGCGTTGTCTGGAGTCGCTGCGCTCCTCATCAGCAG CTGCAAATTGACCTTCTGGCCTCTCTTCAACTGCACGCACCACAGTCTTCGCTCGGCAACGATGAGAGCGAAAGGTTGAGTGACCGTGGGTATCTGGCGCGGGTCACCGTTGTCAAATCTCACAGGCAG GCTACCGGTCTCTCGACGCTGATTTGGCTGAACGAGAAAG GCATTCAAGACCCGCCTCTGGAACCATGA
- a CDS encoding hypothetical protein (encoded by transcript TGME49_313725): MEASLSASTFQKAVTEEHSRSEMKDREEKGVSFSVVEKDSHSAGSEALKLPVVSDPSVLQKTNTDCTTGIHVPSNEMSSRSSSSGGIPAVSGNNQEHNGTPSSSTNTCSNKILSTAGQYDTKGIVPPLITQDPETEENGTSDILSASIQKRVVSNTSDRKTIEAHKESRNDLQKATPPAVNNVQDPVGTETTTGISSIDNMNESVIVCQDAELRSELKTTNSTESHKCEFVGASDALDSQRTSSPPATTEKSTIDEAQPKMMKQGTPSSSPRQDNPKSKHNLVSSKGTSSSMHNPSVVLLKQHTLPESSQTAPSASSFLPTRRSSTMGAIPEEGNMEINIQKKSVSANKEADDILASLTSLSQSLTRSTSEGALGAGADGRPNTFQSHSTIASNKSFFGNYPSFPLSSSHKSASTILTGSSTAFVQPGSGVDFGRVSQTAGLGSSAYAALANAVRKNEFSGKNMSSAQMLSGHVLQIEEGYNTYNATTEYSSSFGKKTGIAQERKWAASANDEYHRTGGDENYGNTHRIHADDQVLMLPLESIKSGGCAAANFMNTADGVARAINENGAFQTHVGMSGVAFQTGSTAAAAAAVLAQQESRPLLLTRFEMLEAYAKGRLCLSCDSKSHRMPSCPFGEFVCPNCHRSSHRGEECPLRCRFCQQLHVGISVTVCIKRFRGPLEALLGISLPLRDLQPASLLSMGTPASPLGQAALTRPNSAFGRSVYVSNLPPNTTQETLAAAVDALLTKGRIMQVDLHEKHAFVQLSTLEAAFELVDKRRQLQIRGVTLKVQFKKTGVFNNAMPHGSATVPCALPGGTNTGTTPIASAFSPNTAYNNGNQSGTSAVTPLSAASSPTGAFGAGASPTFSPSLNSLLIFLGPPASPSVSEICAQVAAKLKEDLHMGLVTAQQQSPSVSGGASRTTPPMRLAQCSASQKFHELQQLSGIVSVPLDAPSPQSTTVAALFSAAAAAAANCQASAEGGSASAFSSTVLQRLAPAKNALYNPPSSTQNSALVSAAAQYVANSLLGPSSCGSNDVTRAGIQSGHSTSTKTGSCTFESHAQPSSSIQDAHPDAHSSLAGEKELLLQLLQHEQEKSQHRRKSNVEKSQNSLQQPALLTETLMRAAAAAAGANPVSLFHGGGDGVEGTGTRGGTYARRQVQLQLQQLEELQKHQVGSGSQQRHQTQVSGALDQQLCLQWKKQKQNSGVTQGVCSETRSGQHLANTQGEEQGPNENMTFSQDGIPSPSSGLNLAADNVYNHSKTLSSRAVALKALQGYASIDGSGSAGTVLKNGGGKNGIQMTPFSRSNAESNAMKMLCTNGRKMSNFSAQNVVNSTCASLQHPASWGRIPTGIAATSGSAQETVLSMDPEEEDQHFASASLEENGMGKANFLFEVQQQKQQKNGGGCSGFFPSLLSTESTTMCSQEAAMMATKNPSNRMQFQTGTFHHHSLGVQPNYPEDSDASLPYPHAGAHRNGGLLETREETDELYTSHQHDLSAFLSMSSNSKGLLTGTTKAVGSLGAASKTVTPPVTTSRSAQKASQLSVGAEATDTTSAGVPGSQRSSNSAMVASGEATQQLLDVAATLMHKAVEETTDVEEIAQQLYQTTRDLPQEAVHQLLLTLATSGGQSSPPSTSGLGSTPKKPEDISSTPLNPAATPFLVH, from the exons ATGGAAGCCTCCCTTTCGGCTAGCACTTTTCAAAAAGCTGTCACAGAAGAACACTCGCGCAGTGAAATGAAGGACCGGGAAGAAAAAGGTGTGTCGTTCTCTGTGGTAGAGAAGGATTCTCATTCGGCTGGATCGGAAGCCTTGAAGCTGCCTGTAGTGTCTGACCCATCTGTCCTGCAGAAGACCAACACTGATTGCACCACTGGCATTCACGTGCCATCCAACGAGATGTCTTCTCGGTCGTCGTCCTCTGGAGGGATTCCCGCTGTTTCAGGGAACAATCAGGAGCACAATGGCACTCCCTCGTCCTCCACAAATACATGTAGCAACAAAATTCTCTCCACAGCTGGACAATACGACACGAAGGGCATCGTTCCGCCGCTGATTACACAAGATCCAGAAACCGAGGAGAATGGTACTTCTGATATCTTGAGTGCATCTATTCAAAAGCGAGTAGTAAGTAACACCAGCGACCGCAAAACAATTGAGGCGCACAAGGAGTCTCGAAACGACCTTCAAAAAGCCACGCCACCCGCCGTCAACAACGTCCAAGACCCTGTTGGGACTGAGACAACCACTGGTATTTCAAGTATTGACAACATGAACGAGAGTGTAATCGTGTGTCAAGACGCAGAACTCAGGTCGGAGCTCAAAACAACAAACTCGACAGAGAGCCACAAATGCGAATTTGTGGGGGCATCAGACGCATTGGATTCGCAACGAACATCTTCACCACCAGCCACGACAGAGAAATCAACAATTGATGAAGCACAGCCGAAAATGATGAAGCAAGGAACACCAAGCTCGTCTCCACGCCAGGACAATCCCAAATCCAAGCACAATCTCGTCAGTAGCAAAGGTACTTCATCATCGATGCATAACCCCAGTGTTGTTCTCTTGAAACAACACACTCTGCCAGAAAGTTCGCAGACAGCACCCTCTGCATCATCATTTCTCCCCACTAGAAGAAGCAGTACGATGGGGGCGATACCAGAAGAAGGGAACATGGAAATAAACATTCAGAAGAAGTCGGTGTCAGCAAACAAAGAAGCAGATGACATTCTTGCTAGTCTGACTTCTTTGTCACAGTCCCTTACTCGAAGCACGAGTGAAGGCGCGCTCGGAGCAGGGGCTGATGGCAGGCCCAACACGTTTCAAAGCCACAGCACCATTGCTTCGAACAAGAGCTTTTTTGGGAACTATCCTTCATTCCCTCTGTCCAGCTCTCACAAAAGTGCCAGTACCATCCTCACCGGTTCATCAACCGCTTTTGTGCAACCGGGAAGTGGAGTGGACTTCGGCCGCGTGAGCCAGACTGCAGGACTGGGATCTTCTGCGTATGCCGCTTTGGCGAATGCCGTACGAAAGAATGAATTTTCTGGGAAAAATATGTCCTCCGCTCAAATGTTAAGTGGCCATGTACTCCAGATTGAGGAAGGCTACAATACCTACAACGCCACAACAGAGTATAGCAGCAGTTttggaaagaaaacaggtattgcacaagagagaaaatgggCAGCTAGTGCCAACGATGAGTACCACCGGACTGGCGGCGACGAGAACTACggaaacacacacagaaTTCACGCAGACGACCAGGTGCTGATGTTGCCTCTCGAAAGCATCAAATCCGGTGGGTGCGCCGCGGCGAACTTCATGAACACTGCAGATGGAGTTGCTAGAGCTATTAACGAGAACGGAGCCTTCCAAACTCACGTAGGAATGTCCGGGGTAGCTTTTCAGACTGGAAGTACAGCTGCCGCCGCGGCTGCTGTGCTCGCTCAGCAAGAGagtcgtcctcttcttcttaCACGTTTCGAAATGCTCGAGGCTTACGCCAAAG GGCGCCTGTGTCTGAGCTGCGATTCAAAGAGCCACCGAATGCCGAGTTGCCCATTTGGCGAGTTCGTCTGTCCCAACTGCCACCGATCCTCGCACAG GGGTGAAGAGTGTCCACTCCGCTGCCGCTTTTGTCAGCAGTTGCACGTCGGCATTTCCGTCACGGTCTGCATTAAG CGCTTTCGGGGACCTCTAGAAGCCCTTTTAGGCATATCGTTACCACTTCGAGACCTGCAGCCGGCGTCATTACTATCGATGGGTACCCCAGCGTCGCCTCTTGGACAAGCGGCGCTCACTCGCCCAAACAGCGCTTTCGGGAGAAGTGTTTACGTGTCGAATTTGCCGCCCAACACGACCCAGGAGACTCTTGCAGCAGCCGTTGATGCTCTCTTGACCAAGGGTAGAATCATGCAG GTGGATCTCCATGAGAAGCACGCATTTGTGCAACTGAGCACCCTAGAAGCTGCGTTCGAACTGGTCGACAAGCGCCGTCAACTTCAG ATTCGAGGAGTGACTTTGAAGGTACAGTTCAAGAAAACGGGTGTCTTCAATAATGCGATGCCCCACGGTTCGGCGACTGTCCCCTGCGCACTTCCTGGTGGAACGAACACCGGCACGACCCCCATTGCTTCCGCATTCTCGCCAAACACAGCTTACAACAACGGAAACCAGAGCGGAACGTCAGCCGTAACGCCCCTATCTGCTGCGTCGTCCCCCACGGGCGCATTCGGAGCTGGAGCCTCTCCAACCTTTTCGCCCTCACTCAACTCTCTTTTAATTTTCCTTGGGCCTCCTGCATCCCCTTCTGTTTCAGAAATATGCGCCCAGGTCGCAGCAAAGCTGAAAGAG GATCTCCACATGGGTCTGGTGACGGCCCAGCAGCAATCTCCAAGCGTCTCCGGAGGCGCAAGTCGGACAACGCCTCCGATGCGTCTCGCTCAGTGCTCAGCCTCGCAGAAATTTCACGAACTTCAGCAGTTATCTGGAATCGTGTCTGTTCCGCTCGATGCCCCCTCCCCGCAGTCCACCACGGTGGCGGCGCTGTTCTctgcagcggcggcggcggcagcgAACTGCCAAGCATCTGCAGAGGGAGGCAGCGCTTCGGCTTTTTCGTCTACCGTTCTGCAAAGACTGGCACCCGCTAAAAACGCTCTTTACAATCCCCCCAGTTCTACCCAGAATTCCGCACTGGTGTCTGCGGCAGCTCAGTATGTGGCAAACTCTCTGTTGGGTCCTTCATCATGCGGGTCCAATGACGTGACACGAGCAGGCATCCAAAGTGGCCACTCCACCTCAACGAAAACCGGTTCATGCACGTTTGAGAGTCACGCTCAACCGTCTTCGTCCATTCAGGACGCCCATCCCGACGCACATTCATCTCTCGCTGGTGAAAAGGAGTTACTTTTGCAGTTGCTTCAACATGAGCAGGAGAAAAGCCAGCATCGCAGGAAGTCCAACGTTGAAAAAAGCCAAAACTCTCTGCAACAACCGGCTCTCTTGACGGAGACCCTCATGCGAGCAGCCGCAGCGGCTGCAGGTGCCAATCCTGTCAGTCTTTTTcacggaggaggagacggcgtGGAGGGGACGGGAACAAGAGGAGGAACGTACGCTCGCAGGCAGGTGCAGCTCCAGTTGCAGCAACTTGAAGAGTTGCAGAAACACCAGGTTGGGAGTGGGAGCCAACAGAGACATCAAACGCAGGTATCTGGAGCTCTGGATCAGCAATTGTGTCTTCAgtggaagaaacaaaagcaAAACAGTGGGGTTACGCAGGGTGTTTGCTCAGAGACCAGAAGTGGCCAGCACCTGGCAAACACGCAAGGCGAAGAACAAGGACCAAATGAG AACATGACCTTTTCCCAAGACGGGATCCCCTCGCCATCTTCTGGTCTTAACCTAGCTGCCGATAACGTCTACAATCACTCGAAGACTTTGTCCTCTCGTGCTGTCGCCCTGAAAGCCTTGCAAGGCTACGCGAGTATAGACGGATCTGGAAGCGCCGGCACAGTGCTGAAGAacggaggaggaaagaacggGATACAGATGACACCGTTTTCTCGCAGTAACGCGGAGAGCAATGCAATGAAAATGCTCTGCACAAACGGCCGAAAAATGTCGAACTTTTCCGCGCAGAATGTGGTGAACTCCACTTGTGCGAGCCTGCAGCATCCGGCTTCCTGGGGCCGAATCCCGACAGGCATTGCCGCAACTTCTGGAAGCGCTCAAGAAACAGTTCTCTCGATGGAtccagaagaggaagaccagCACTTTGCCTCTGCTAGCCTAGAGGAAAATGGCATGGGAAAAGCGAATTTCCTCTTTGAGGTGCAGCAGCAAAAACAGCAAAAGAATGGGGGAGGCTGCTCcggcttcttcccttctctcctttcaaCAGAGAGTACGACCATGTGCTCTCAAGAAGCGGCCATGATGGCGACCAAAAATCCCAGCaaccgcatgcagtttcaAACAGGTACTTTCCATCATCACAGCCTCGGAGTTCAACCCAACTACCCAGAGGACTCGGATGCGTCTTTGCCGTACCCGCACGCTGGCGCACACAGGAACGGGGGCCTGCTcgaaacaagagaagaaactgatGAGCTGTACACGTCTCATCAGCATGACTTGAGTGCATTTCTCTCTATGAGCTCTAACAGTAAAGGGCTTCTGACAGGAACGACAAAGGCTGTCGGTTCCCTGGGGGCCGCCAGCAAAACGGTGACACCGCCAGTCACAACCAGTCGCAGTGCTCAAAAGGCATCTCAGCTCTCCGTTGGAGCAGAGGCAACAGACACAACTTCCGCTGGAGTTCCAGGATCTCAGAGAAGCTCCAACTCTGCTATGGTGGCGAGTGGCGAAGCAACGCAGCAGCTTCTCGATGTCGCGGCGACTCTCATGCACAAGGCTGTGGAGGAAACTACTGATGTCGAAGAAATTGCACAA CAACTCTACCAAACAACTCGCGATCTCCCCCAAGAAGCAGTCCACCAGTTACTGCTTACACTAGCGACCAGCGGAGGCCAGTCGAGCCCCCCAAGTACTTCGGGCTTAGGCAGCACACCGAAGAAACCGGAAGACATCAGCAGCACACCGCTAAACCCAGCAGCgactccttttctcgtccaCTAG
- a CDS encoding zinc finger (CCCH type) motif-containing protein (encoded by transcript TGME49_313740): MEFYEEVFKFTFCKYFFKGKCTRGSACTFAHGIEELRERPQLSKTRICEKWRQGLCEHVNSEDCKFAHGKEDLRIAKPGICDLHRQGELQTAASFVCTSFVFL; this comes from the exons ATGGAATTTTACGAGGA GGTCTTCAAATTCACATTTTGTAAGTACTTCTTCAAAGGAAAGTGCACACGCGGTAGTGCATGCACCTTCGCCCACGGGATTGAGGAGTTGCGCGAACGGCCGCAGCTGAGCAAAACTCGCATCTGCGAGAAGTGGCGACAGGGTTTGTGCGAGCACGTCAACTCCGAGGACTGCAAGTTTGCTCACGGAAAGGAAGACTTGAGAATTGCAAAGCCTGGCATTTGCGACCTTCACCGACAGGGTGAGTTACAAACAgctgcttccttcgtctgcacatctttcgtgtttctctAG
- a CDS encoding hypothetical protein (encoded by transcript TGME49_313750): MFAAHTSVATQIQPQQAAAGILPYGDCLLLLALKEALHRLSTQAFIRHDVAQTIAQVAQQELIALLVRSAPSLPSICLTGRLLLYRHRQQHWLLVLQSVRGATLSPASLSTQSASGSSSTPADISAKTRQRGEVVMAYLRRFLPKDKREGIRALQGGAVVKYNLPGFTPSHRQTVPEAPVEDKKESVCSQEGSSSCSVGGKESMQETTAAATGAGTEPLTCGPLTSSSATRAAAPSSEAPPTEPALDGVTYFTHDGVLRASVPFSSLPQISAVVSAALAATGGGSAQTQEGKKRKV; encoded by the exons ATGTTTGCTGCTCACACATCGGTGGCAACGCAGATACAGCCGCAACAGGCTGCAGCTGGGATACTTCCCTATGGAgactgtcttcttctccttgccCTGAAA GAGGCCCTCCACAGACTCTCCACTCAAGCATTCATTCGCCATGACGTTGCACAGACAATTGCACAAGTGGCTCAACAG GAGCTGATTGCACTTCTGGTTAGGTCGGCGCCTTCGCTACCCTCGATTTGCTTGACGGGGCGTCTTCTGCTGTATCGACACCGTCAACAGCACTGGCTCCTCGTTCTACAGTCTGTGCGTGGGGCGACCctttcgcctgcttcgcTTTCAACGCAGTCAGCAAGTGGGTCGTCCTCGACTCCTGCAGACATTTCTGCGAAAACAAGACAAAGAGGCGAGGTCGTTATGGCCTACCTGAGGCGCTTCTTGCCGAAAGATAAAAGGGAAGGAATTCGGGCTTTGCAGGGAGGCGCGGTGGTCAAGTATAATCTTCCAGGCTTCACGCCGTCTCACAGACAAACTGTGCCAGAGGCTCCTGTCGAGGACAAGAAAG AATCAGTTTGTTCTCAAGAAGGATCTTCGTCGTGCTCCGTCGGAGGGAAGGAGTCGATGCAGGAGACAACCGCAGCTGCGACTGGAGCTGGCACAGAGCCTCTCACGTGTGGACCCCTGACTTCGTCTTCGGCGACTCGTGCTGCGGCACCGAGCTCTGAGGCGCCGCCAACTGAACCAGCGCTTGATGGGGTGACCTATTTTACCCACGACGGAGTGCTCCGCGCCTCAGTTCCTTTCAGTAGCTTGCCCCAAATTAGTGCTGTCGTTTCTGCGGCTCTAGCTGCGACGGGTGGCGGCAGCGCTCAGACCCAGGAAGGCAAAAAGCGGAAAGTTTGA